A DNA window from Actinomadura coerulea contains the following coding sequences:
- a CDS encoding DUF2207 domain-containing protein: protein MPDVRGRVRRSATIAGVLLLLLLLGLPACAGRPAGAEPAPGASGVAPPPEPPYRGESIPAYDVVLTIGTDGVLYVRETITYDFDQAGEHGIVRHVPFRRGDRLFEVRGVSSSSSTGAPARVRTTRFLHDVQISVGDRHREVRGRQAYVIEYEVRRAFTPRADHDDLLWDAIGTSWDVPIGNAAVRVQAPVPLRHATCRAGAPRATTRCLRDRDGPYAIDFVQNALAPHEGMRIRVRLPKHAIAVPPPRYVPPRWTGDWTGTAVLALALAAVPLLARRPAPRREAGAGLAAAGTLLVVADAGDDVAASGPWAFSLGDRCLAGLALMIVGVGILCVRRIRSARFAAEDRPGGLQLVGRDVN from the coding sequence CCGAGCCCGCGCCCGGGGCCTCCGGGGTCGCGCCGCCCCCCGAGCCGCCCTACCGCGGCGAGAGCATCCCGGCCTACGACGTCGTCCTCACCATCGGCACCGACGGCGTGCTGTACGTGCGGGAGACGATCACCTACGACTTCGACCAGGCGGGGGAGCACGGGATCGTCCGGCACGTGCCGTTCCGCCGCGGCGACCGCCTCTTCGAGGTCCGCGGCGTCAGCAGCAGCTCCTCCACCGGAGCCCCCGCCCGCGTCCGCACGACCCGGTTCCTGCACGACGTGCAGATCAGCGTCGGCGACCGGCACCGCGAGGTCCGCGGCCGCCAGGCCTACGTGATCGAGTACGAGGTGCGCCGCGCGTTCACCCCCCGCGCCGACCACGACGACCTGCTGTGGGACGCCATCGGGACGAGCTGGGACGTCCCCATCGGGAACGCGGCGGTCCGGGTGCAGGCGCCGGTGCCGCTGCGGCACGCGACCTGCCGGGCGGGCGCCCCCCGGGCGACGACCCGGTGCCTGCGCGACCGCGACGGCCCGTACGCGATCGACTTCGTCCAGAACGCGCTCGCCCCGCACGAGGGGATGAGGATCCGGGTCCGGCTGCCCAAGCACGCGATCGCCGTCCCGCCGCCCCGGTACGTCCCGCCGCGCTGGACGGGCGACTGGACGGGGACCGCCGTGCTGGCCCTCGCGCTCGCCGCCGTGCCCCTGCTCGCCCGCCGCCCGGCGCCGCGGCGGGAGGCCGGCGCCGGGCTGGCCGCCGCCGGGACGCTGCTGGTCGTCGCCGACGCCGGGGACGACGTCGCGGCGAGCGGCCCGTGGGCGTTCTCGCTGGGCGACCGGTGCCTCGCCGGCCTCGCGCTCATGATCGTCGGCGTCGGGATCCTGTGCGTTCGGCGGATCCGTAGTGCCCGATTTGCGGCGGAAGACCGCCCGGGCGGACTACAGTTGGTCGGTCGCGACGTGAACTGA
- a CDS encoding MraY family glycosyltransferase → MREYLLTILVAALVAYLLTPSVRRFAVWFGAQAVPRDRDVHVIPTPRLGGLAMFGGMVAALVVATGLPEMRKVLGDGGISVSKALLLSGGLIVLIGIADDRWEVDALTKFAGQVAAAGIFIMQGIQVYVIPLPTGDSLSLPPAYGVPLTVLLVVATINAVNFIDGLDGLAAGVVGIAALALFSYAYLLSKAHGLTTLSAATLTAAVLFGMCAGFLPHNFSPAKIFMGDTGSMLIGLLLSASTIMLTGQFDAAVLANGLFPFFVPVLLIPAVAAVPFMDMLLAVWRRTNQGRSPFAPDKQHLHHRLLELGHSTRRAVLIMYFWVGLLASGLVGLALFDAAWVTLGVTLLVAVAGVLLMLRIPGRRRSARGKAAGAGAGAGDQPAERPSMPV, encoded by the coding sequence GTGCGGGAGTACCTGCTCACGATCCTGGTCGCCGCCCTCGTCGCCTACCTGCTGACCCCGTCGGTGCGCAGGTTCGCCGTGTGGTTCGGGGCGCAGGCCGTCCCGCGCGACCGCGACGTCCATGTGATCCCGACGCCCCGGCTGGGCGGCCTCGCGATGTTCGGCGGCATGGTGGCGGCGCTGGTGGTCGCGACCGGGCTGCCCGAGATGCGCAAGGTCCTCGGCGACGGCGGGATCAGCGTCAGCAAGGCGCTGCTGCTGTCGGGCGGGCTGATCGTGCTGATCGGCATCGCCGACGACCGCTGGGAGGTGGACGCGCTCACCAAGTTCGCCGGGCAGGTCGCGGCCGCCGGGATCTTCATCATGCAGGGCATCCAGGTCTACGTGATCCCGCTCCCCACCGGCGACTCGCTGTCGCTGCCGCCCGCCTACGGGGTCCCGCTCACCGTCCTGCTCGTCGTCGCCACGATCAACGCGGTCAACTTCATCGACGGGCTGGACGGCCTCGCCGCCGGCGTCGTCGGGATCGCCGCGCTGGCGCTGTTCTCCTACGCCTACCTGCTGTCGAAGGCGCACGGCCTCACCACGCTGTCCGCCGCGACCCTCACCGCCGCGGTGCTGTTCGGCATGTGCGCGGGCTTCCTGCCGCACAACTTCAGCCCGGCCAAGATCTTCATGGGCGACACCGGCTCGATGCTGATCGGGCTCCTGCTCAGCGCCTCCACGATCATGCTGACCGGGCAGTTCGACGCGGCCGTCCTCGCCAACGGGCTGTTCCCGTTCTTCGTCCCGGTGCTGCTCATCCCGGCGGTGGCGGCGGTGCCGTTCATGGACATGCTGCTCGCGGTGTGGCGGCGCACCAACCAGGGCCGCTCGCCGTTCGCCCCGGACAAGCAGCACCTGCACCACCGGCTGCTGGAGCTCGGCCACTCCACCCGCCGCGCCGTGCTGATCATGTACTTCTGGGTCGGGCTGCTGGCCTCCGGGCTGGTCGGCCTGGCGCTCTTCGACGCCGCCTGGGTCACCCTCGGCGTCACCCTGCTGGTGGCGGTCGCGGGCGTGCTGCTGATGCTCCGCATCCCGGGTCGCCGCAGGTCCGCCCGTGGGAAGGCCGCGGGCGCGGGCGCGGGCGCCGGCGACCAGCCCGCCGAGCGGCCCTCGATGCCCGTCTGA